One part of the Musa acuminata AAA Group cultivar baxijiao chromosome BXJ1-5, Cavendish_Baxijiao_AAA, whole genome shotgun sequence genome encodes these proteins:
- the LOC135673189 gene encoding eukaryotic initiation factor 4A-8 has protein sequence MAGVAPEGSQFDARQYDAKMNELLSHDGQDFFASYDEVFDSFDAMGLQENLLRGIYAYGFEKPSAIQQRGIVPFCKGLDVIQQAQSGTGKTATFCAGILQQLDYGLVQCQALVLAPTRELAQQIEKVMRALGDYLGVKVHACVGGTSVREDQRILSSGVHVVVGTPGRVFDMLRRQSLRPDYIKMFVLDEADEMLSRGFKDQIYDIFQLLPSKIQVGLFSATMPPEALEITRKFMNKPVRILVKRDELTLEGIKQFYVNVEKEEWKLETLCDLYETLAITQSVIFVNTRRKVDWLTDKMRSRDHTVSATHGDMDQNTRDIIMREFRSGSSRVLITTDLLARGIDVQQVSLVINYDLPTQPENYLHRIGRSGRFGRKGVAINFVTVDDERMLFDIQRFYNVVIEELPSNVADLI, from the exons ATGGCTGGAGTGGCACCTGAAGGATCTCAATTTGATGCTCGCCAATATGATGCCAAAATGAATGAGTT GCTTTCGCACGATGGGCAGGATTTTTTTGCATCATATGATGAGGTTTTTGATAGTTTTGATGCTATGGGTCTCCAGGAGAACCTTTTGAGAGGCATTTATGCTTATG GTTTTGAAAAGCCATCCGCAATCCAGCAAAGAGGTATTGTTCCTTTCTGCAAGGGACTTGATGTTATTCAGCAGGCACAATCAGGGACTGGAAAGACTGCAACATTTTGTGCTGGTATTCTGCAACAGCTTGATTATGGCTTGGTACAATGTCAGGCTTTGGTTCTTGCTCCAACTCGTGAATTAGCCCAGCAGATTGAAAAGGTGATGCGTGCACTTGGTGATTATCTTGGTGTGAAAGTTCATGCTTGTGTTGGGGGAACTAGTGTTCGTGAAGATCAACGTATTCTTTCAAGTGGGGTTCATGTTGTTGTGGGGACACCAGGTCGTGTGTTTGACATGTTAAGAAGGCAATCTCTTCGCCCTGACTACATCAAGATGTTTGTGCTAGATGAGGCAGATGAAATGCTTTCTCGTGGTTTCAAGGATCAG ATCTATGACATATTTCAGCTGCTTCCTTCCAAGATACAAGTTGGTCTATTTTCTGCCACAATGCCTCCAGAGGCTCTTGAGATTACtcgcaagttcatgaacaaaCCTGTCAGGATTCTTGTGAAACGAGATGAGCTTACTTTGGAGGGTATCAAACAATTCTATGTCAATGTTGAGAAGGAAGAATGGAAGCTTGAGACCCTCTGTGACCTCTACGAGACATTGGCCATCACGCAGAGTGTGATTTTTGTCAATACTCGACGTAAGGTGGACTGGCTTACTGACAAAATGAGGAGCAGGGACCATACTGTCTCAGCAACCCACGGAGATATGGATCAAAATACTAGGGACATTATAATGCGTGAGTTCCGCTCTGGCTCGTCCCGTGTACTCATCACCACTGATCTTCTTGCTCGTGGCATTGATGTCCAGCAGGTCTCCCTGGTTATAAACTATGATCTGCCAACACAGCCAGAGAACTATCTTCATCGTATTGGGCGAAGTGGTCGTTTTGGAAGAAAGGGTGTTGCAATCAACTTTGTCACTGTTGATGACGAAAGAATGTTGTTTGATATCCAGAGGTTCTACAATGTGGTGATTGAGGAGCTGCCATCCAATGTCGCAGACCTAATCTGA